From the genome of Medicago truncatula cultivar Jemalong A17 chromosome 2, MtrunA17r5.0-ANR, whole genome shotgun sequence:
CCAAGGAAAGGAATCTGATACTACTCCACACACATAATGAAATTAAAGCCACTATAAGATAGTACCTTTCACTTTCAGTTTCCACGAAAGAAAGTGATCACATGAGTATACAGAAAGacccaaaaagaagaaaagtgaaaggGGAAAGGGTAGGGGGCCAATAGAATTAGGAACCAGAAAAGGGAAAATAGAACAGTTGCAAAAAGGATCAATTGCAGAATTCACAAGCAATTGGCCAAATTTGAACGGAATATTTTTACATCATCAATGTTACCTCATGTTCAGGCAACACTTCATGTTTTTTGACCAAAAGAAGTACACTTTTGGAACTTCTTACTAGTATGTTTACACGCTTCATATGTACAAAAATCAGATAAGACAAAATTACCTAAACAATCTTCTATGGCAATTTACTTAACCAACTTGCACCAACTGAATATAGAAGAGCACCTGCCTCTCTTTTTTTACTCATCATCTACCTATCTCTCTGTTTTCTTGAATTTGATTCATCATTAATGAAATATGGAGTCGGTCCATCAGAGAGTTTCCGGTATATAGGTTGTGAGCCGTACATTGCTTCTTCAAACTATATACCACCATCAAGCTATAGCCACAACATCATCAAGCAATATCATCTCAGCCATAAATATCTTCACATTCACTGAAATTTTTCATCTGcaagaaaagaataaaatttgatcAGAAAATGTTATCTCAACTGCAGAATCTGATTAAGAAACTAATGGAAACAACATCTAGAACACGAGCagaaaaaaatctagaaaaattATTCTAATAGGCAGATAGGAAATTCCATTATCCATAAGCATAATAGATACTCCAGATCATGCTAACCCAATATCCACCATCCACTCTATAGTTTTTTCTATTTGGTATCCAAAAAATTTAGGTGACTAGTTCCCAGAACCTCAACATTCACCAAGATCTATTCATGTCACACCTTAAAAAGCGCTGCTAGAGGTAGTTGCAGATTACCCGCTAATCAGGTTTTCACATTGATATTAGGATTTGGACTCACGTCCTCAGAATCTAGTACtctagttttttaaaataaaagataaaccACCTAACATTCTAGTATTCTGACATTCAGCACACAGTACATCCTAAACCATTTCTTCGCCACAAAGCATGAATACCACAAACACAAACAGCAATTATACTCTCCATAATCAGCAACGGAACCCAATTCCTAATTTCTAAGTAAGCACAAATGCACTTTACACACCACCACCCACACATTAAGAAGCAACTCGAAGTCCCTTCAAAATTCTAATCCTCAAATGTCAAAATCTCAAATTGGCTTCGATTCccaactaaaaaaaagtaagtaaatGCACAAAACCATAAAGAAGATAAACCACCTAAGATTCTAGCACCAGAGATAGTTGCAAATTAACTGTTAATGAGGTCTTGACATcaacatcaaaatttaaactCACATCCTCGTGAAATATGAGCCGTAACCTTACCAATTGGACCAACTGTAACTACTctaattttcacaaaaaagaTAAACCACTTAAAAGATTCTAGCACCATGCTTTTGACATTCAGAACACGATACATCCTAAACCATTTTATCACCACAAATACAAACAGCAATTATACCCTCTGTAATCAGCAACAGAACCCCATTCCTAATTTCTAAGTAAAACACAAATGCACTTCACACGCACACACCACCGGAGTCGGATTCCTGCAGTCACTCAATCAATGCATTGCAAGATCGGAGGGTGCAGATTTAACACTAACAAATCTATTAAAAATTACTGATAAAAAACAGCTGGATTCACCTGCACTCACTAGTTGACCACAGTGAATCCATTTCCCACACCACAcatgaagaagcaactccaagtCCCTTCAAAATTCTAATTTCCTTTGATTCCAACAAACAAAAAGTAATTTGAACTAACCCCTAAAAACATCAAGGAGTATTTCAAGCACAGATACAACACAAGCATCAAACCCAGATTCTAATTTCTAACATAAAACCTGATACATAATAATTCCCATCAAATAAAGTTCCAAACTTTTCTCATAACTAATTGAACCCatcaataacaaaaatgaaaatagtaaTATCAATATCAACAGTTTCACAATAACAACATACCATATCAAGATCTTGAAATTTCTCCCCAAATTTTCAATCTTTGAAAATAACAGATTTGGCAATACCCATCAATGGTTCCAAGCAATCAGGAACAAATTTCCTGGCAAACAAAAAACTCTCCGAATTAGTCGACTTTCTCAACCGGAGAATAAGCTCCGGTGACACTTCCTCCGGCTGATACGTATGAGGATGCCCGTTAACAGTCCCAGTCCAATTCACATTGGTAAGTGTATAGCCAGTAACACCGTCAGAATCCTCCATAGACAACAACGTAGGAAAATAATGTTCTTCAGGATAACACTCATCATCACGGTAACAAGGAACCTTAAACTTCCTCCACAATGTCCTATCCTTAACAACAACCAAAGCATGTTTTCTTGTCAAAGTAAAAAACTGCGACCCAACACGAAATTTCTCAAACGGAACTTCCGGCATCATCGCGTAACGACCACGCGCTGTGTAACGCTTCCATAACCTAGGTCCATTGTTGATAATTTCAATAAAGCTTTTATATTTCAACCGAACACCAAATTGGGTTGATTCCGAATCGGTTAAATCAAACGTCGGTGAAAGAAAAAGTGATTTATAGATATAATCAAATGAATGAAGAGGGATGCAATATTGGGAAAGAACGATGAAATAAGCATTGGAAGCATCGTCGAGGATCGCCGAAGCAAGTAAACGGCGCGTGGCGGAGATTAAAGTGGGTGAAGCACGGTAGGTTTTCTTCGAAGATATAAATTTGAAGATGGGGTTGTAATTGTTGCTTGAACGGAGGAGCGTGAGGTTCACGCGCGGGTCGGAATGAACATAaacattgaataatttagatGGGGTTGTTTGGAAGAAGAGATTCCAGAGAGGGGTGAAATGGAGATCGGTGTTTGTGAGGAAAAGGAAAGCGATTTTGAAGGTAGGGTTTTTGGAAGAGAGATGAAAGAATTTGGAGGGGTGTGAAGAGGAAGAAGGGGGTGTAGAATGTGAAATAGCGGTGTTGAAGAGGTTGATGTCATCGAGTTCATCGGTTGGGGAGATTGGAATGGGAGAAGGATGAGGTGGGAGAATAGCAGGAGCGAGAAAGAAgagaattggaagagaaagaaggagagagaaagttagAAGATATGGGTTTGAGAACATTGAGTTTGATATTAGGGTTATTATTCTCCAGTGTGGAAGTTGTAACACTCTTGGAGAAGAATGAGGGTCTGGAATTGTGAATGTGAATCTTGAATCTTAGATAAAATTTTCTTGTTCTTGGGTTTGGGTTTTGGGGGTGAGAATAGAAATGGGAATGATTGAGAGAATAGAAGAAATTTGGGGGTTTTGTTTAAtgttttgatgatgatgttatgtTAGGTTTGACGTTGAAGATGGTAAAACTACTAGCTGTTACAAAGAAGTAAGGTTTGTTTGGTTGTTGAtaactttttctgtttttgttttagaCTAAACGCGtgcttaaaaaagaaaacaagactgaaaaaaactgaattttaatatttgaatcaaAATGTAACGGTATATACCCAAAAATAAACGGAGAATTATATTTAAATCAAGAAATTGAGTAAAATGGGACACccaaaattaatcatttttaaattaaataaagctAACTCAACTTGGTATATACACATAGTTATTATATGTGGGTTCAAACTTCACTTCTCACTTATTTACCGTAAGAACTGGATTTTTAACCTCTAACTACTCATTTATATtgtttggagttttttttttggttacatattgTTTAGAGTTTGAACCCCATACAATATCagtgaaaaattaattcaattaaaaaaataattaaatatgttagaatcaattttacatttttaaaattaattttgatccatataaaagtaaaatcaaacattcaccaatttttattaaaagttgGTTAAACCTGTTTTATACCAAGAGAAATGTTAGAAACACTTTCTTTTTGAtttctaacactcactcttatcttttttatctGTAACACTCACTCTTAAATTACTTAAATTAATAAGGATCCTATCACTATGAATTAAATCTATGTCCAATCTCATCTTATTAGTCATAAAATCCATCAAGCAGCATAATCGAGACAAAAACGTGAAAACCAAACATTATCCCATCAAATTGGATGTGTTAGAGTACATTTATTACATTTTTCTTATAGAAAAAAAGTATGTGAGTTGAACTATAGAGGCTCATCATCGGCAGGATAAACCCTAAGATAAATTCATTGGCTATATCGCTATCACTAATGATTAATTAAAAGTTTAATTGCAACCTTGATCTtctcttttgatattttttatgctTTGATCTCATAATTTTGAAATCCGCATATTTGATCCCTTAATTAcccttttttcaattttttataaattggaCCCAATATTTTCAACGACGCCAATGTGACACAATATAAATGATGTCTCACTTAACTTCATGCACATATGGATTTTTTCGGTTTCACATTCCTATACATTTCTTTACCATTTTCTCCTTAGTATATGAAGCTGTTTAAATTATAGAGGATTCGCAAAACAATTGCAAGGAGAATCACAATGAAGAATCATAGGTTCGGGTTCACAAATGTTGGAAGAAGATAGAAGAAAGGTTTGATCTTTGATTGACAAATGTTGATGGAGATGAAATGTGATTAGGgttcttctatttttttgtcaagtattttagtggctagaaattcacctcTTAAGATGAATTAGCGGGAAATTCTGGATTCAAACTCCAGTCTCGACATATCGCAATTTTCCTGCCAACTGAACTATGCTTCCATATTCTATATGTGAAAaagattcaatttcaatttttcatcatagggttaattaaatttttagtccctataaatattcgcagttttgttttttgtccttacaaaataaaattacattttttagttcctgtgacattttccttaagcattttagggaccaaaaatgttgatgaaatttttttatagggactaaaaatgctgacggaaaattttataggaactaaaaacactaacggaaaattttgtagggactaaaaactgtgatttatttttataggtactaaaaacaaaactgcagatatttatagggaccaaaaacttaattaacccttcaTTCTATAGTCAAATATATACATACGTTAGCGCGATAGAAAAACAAGAGAGACGAGCACTCCCATGTCCGTCTAGACgctagttaaaaataaaaggagtACAAACTTTTTGGTAtgacctttttcttttcaaattgacccttatataaactattttatttaaaatttattccttatttatttaattaaattatcgaatttttaaatattgaaatttgCATGGAAAAAGCTACTAAGTTTTGTTGgaacattttctctttcaattttactctcacttaaacttttttttctcaccattttattcttcttctttatcaatAAAATACCTTAATTTTACAACATCTCTTATTTTTATGGATAAAAGTGGAAAAACACGCACATTAATACCATCTCAAATCATTATGTAGTTTTGCGAAAATTCTAATATAGACCATTACAACAAATGGTCTGTGTCTAAGGATTTCATGAAGCAAGGTTGCTGAGGCCAAAATAGAGAGTCCTTTGCTTAAATTCATTAATTGCATAATCAACTTGAAAATGACCAACACCTGATCCTGGTTTACCATGCCTTAAAGCTGGATTACCTGAATTTTCAAGAGATTAACAGTATGAGAGTACATTTGAAATGGTTCTGGAATAAACACTAACAAAATAATGTGTATAGAACAAATAAGCATGATCATGTAGATCAATTTAAGAGTTAAAATCATAACAGAAAACAGAAGCTGTGACAATCAAACACTCCTTctccaaagaaaataaaagaaacttgcaagcacttgtgagactctGATTTTCGAG
Proteins encoded in this window:
- the LOC11417528 gene encoding glycosyltransferase BC10, which gives rise to MFSNPYLLTFSLLLSLPILFFLAPAILPPHPSPIPISPTDELDDINLFNTAISHSTPPSSSSHPSKFFHLSSKNPTFKIAFLFLTNTDLHFTPLWNLFFQTTPSKLFNVYVHSDPRVNLTLLRSSNNYNPIFKFISSKKTYRASPTLISATRRLLASAILDDASNAYFIVLSQYCIPLHSFDYIYKSLFLSPTFDLTDSESTQFGVRLKYKSFIEIINNGPRLWKRYTARGRYAMMPEVPFEKFRVGSQFFTLTRKHALVVVKDRTLWRKFKVPCYRDDECYPEEHYFPTLLSMEDSDGVTGYTLTNVNWTGTVNGHPHTYQPEEVSPELILRLRKSTNSESFLFARKFVPDCLEPLMGIAKSVIFKD